In Carya illinoinensis cultivar Pawnee chromosome 6, C.illinoinensisPawnee_v1, whole genome shotgun sequence, a single genomic region encodes these proteins:
- the LOC122312726 gene encoding uncharacterized protein LOC122312726 — MKVSYLYWNARGLGTSRERLKNLVTKFHPKLVVIAKPMVSISRLDMWRDRLHFDGCCSNVEEGGKLWLFWSQDLHLVVENMGDQFLTVRITNLNDFSITFVYAKCSYLERRRLWDSLMGANIHHLPWMVMGDFNIIRNDSERRGGRPRLALAMEEFNNWVGSCGLLNMPSCGNSLSWCNGHSGRSRHWARLDRCLFNTVAFDAFPGANMEYLFFDCVSHSWNGDDVGGSHLYMLVTKLKHLKIALRTWNNHTFGKTVSHVAALEDRIKGLEVSLQTEYAEDMEDDLVASQLELSVWLNREEQCLAQQAKQHWIQKGEANSAFFCAVSRRNHKEVKAMQLEDGSILSSTEQIHDRAITYFSNFLKVGNSRDEPNLGDLVQPINSQDENDLLFCVPLSQEVYDALCSIPEDSSPGPDGFGSGFYRSCWHIVGTDVVAAVSEFFQGMALPRFFNATHLVLIPKLENPTSFDKFRLISLCDVFYKICTKIMVNRLSPLLANFISPEQGAFLSGCSIFDNISMTQEMIHSINKPVYGGNVVLKIDMAKAFSSVDWSFLLQVPKAFGFSDFFCKLIRQCITNPWFSVVMKGVPKGFFKGGRGLRQGDPISPYLFILVEDIFSRMINNQIHMSKIIPFHHPQGSPIISHLLYADDTVLFCNGGKASLKAITDVLKTYEQWSGQAVNKNKSHIFFSTQISASRHRALLRFTGFTEGSFPFKYLGVPIITGRLKIPHFDDLIAKVQSKLEGWQARLLSSGAHLTLIKHVLQSILVHSLSILKTPKAVIEKIHRIISTFFWGVKDGKPKKKWCSWVDICKPVSEGGLGLRNLQDVQSSLHMKLAWNLLQGTSLWSKFFHTKYIGDRHISMVDHKKGSLFWKMILNSISLVQANSKWKVREGNVLFWHDHWADDAPLCDNILISDMPNLKLEDCKAGLGCNMDLFTRLVGHHKAEDLILQLGRIKKGKDLLIWLPSADGLFSTKSAWNCIRIRAPVFPWANWVWHSALPNNISITMWKAIHNCLPVDGRIRNLGISIVSCCDCCSNSKYEDLNHCLAIGDFAKKIWRICSIVLGIPWIEGSSWKQRVECWYRRAKNSNRPGQLLGLLPTIITWRLWRRRCKARMEGLMESVQQVWCSIKYWVSWIGLKLKDVNVLSRHDEGVLHCFNMPLNVTRKEFIIPVKWKLPKPGWVKLNVDSSSLGNPGPSGAGGIIRDDNSNFLCGFAAATWHNSNNYAELMGLLHGLRHIGLLGVSSVEIET, encoded by the exons ATGAAGGTCTCTTACTTATATTGGAATGCTCGGGGTCTCGGAACGTCGAGAGAGCGTCTTAAAAATTTGGTAACAAAGTTTCATCCTAAACTTGTTGTTATTGCTAAGCCTATGGTTAGTATCTCTCGTTTAGATATGTGGCGTGATAGATTGCATTTTGATGGTTGTTGCTCTAATGTTGAGGAAGGTGGCAAATTATGGTTGTTTTGGTCTCAAGATTTGCACCTTGTTGTTGAGAACATGGGTGATCAATTTTTGACTGTTAGAATCACTAATCTGAATGATTTCAGTATTACTTTTGTTTATGCGAAATGTTCCTATTTGGAGCGTAGAAGACTGTGGGATTCTTTGATGGGGGCTAATATTCATCATCTTCCTTGGATGGTcatgggtgattttaatattattagaaatgacTCGGAGCGTAGAGGGGGCAGGCCAAGGTTGGCTTTGGCTATGGAGGAGTTTAACAATTGGGTGGGTTCTTGTGGGCTTCTTAACATGCCTTCCTGTGGGAATTCtctttcttggtgtaatggacATTCTGGTAGATCACGGCACTGGGCTCGTCTTGATCGTTGTCTATTCAACACAGTAGCTTTCGATGCTTTTCCTGGTGCTAATATGGAATACTTG TTTTTCGATTGTGTCTCGCACTCTTGGAATGGTGATGATGTTGGGGGATCTCATTTGTATATGCTTGTTACTAAACTTAAACATCTCAAAATTGCTTTGAGAACTTGGAACAATCATACCTTTGGTAAAACTGTCTCCCACGTAGCGGCTCTTGAGGATCGTATAAAGGGCTTGGAGGTAAGTTTACAAACTGAGTATGCTGAAGACATGGAGGATGATCTTGTTGCCTCCCAGTTGGAGCTATCAGTCTGGTTGAATAGGGAAGAACAATGCCTAGCCCAACAAGCCAAACAACATTGGATTCAGAAGGGTGAAGCAAATTCTGCTTTCTTTTGTGCTGTCAGTCGTCGTAATCATAAAGAGGTTAAAGCGATGCAGCTAGAGGATGGTTCTATTCTCTCCTCTACTGAACAAATTCACGACAGGGCTATcacttatttttcaaatttcttgaaagtaGGTAACAGTCGTGATGAGCCTAATCTGGGGGACTTAGTTCAACCGATTAATTCACAAGATGAGAACGATCTCCTTTTTTGTGTTCCTTTGTCTCAAGAAGTCTATGATGCTCTTTGTTCCATTCCGGAAGATAGTAGCCCGGGTCCAGACGGTTTTGGGTCGGGTTTCTATCGATCTTGTTGGCACATTGTGGGTACCGATGTTGTCGCCGCTGTGTCAGAGTTTTTTCAAGGTATGGCTCTCCCTCGATTTTTCAATGCTACTCATCTGGTTTTAATCCCAAAACTTGAAAATCCGAcaagttttgataagtttagacTGATTAGCTTGTGCGATGTCTTCTACAAAATTTGCACTAAAATCATGGTTAATCGCTTATCCCCCCTGCTTGCTAATTTTATTTCTCCTGAACAAGGAGCCTTTCTCTCGGGCTGTAGCATCTTTGATAACATTAGCATGACTCAAGAGATGATTCACTCTATTAATAAACCTGtttatggtgggaatgttgtcTTGAAGATCGACATGGCGAAGGCCTTCAGTAGTGTAGACTGGTCCTTTCTTTTGCAGGTTCCTAAAGCTTTCGGTTTCTCAGATTTTTTCTGTAAGTTGATTCGTCAATGCATCACGAATCCTTGGTTCTCTGTGGTCATGAAAGGAGTCCCCAAAGGTTTCTTCAAAGGTGGTCGGGGTTTGCGTCAAGGTGACCCCATCTCTCCCTATCTCTTCATTCTTGTGGAAGACATTTTCTCGCGGATGATTAATAATCAGATCCATATGAGCAAGATCATTCCGTTTCACCACCCGCAAGGCTCCCCTATTATCTCACATCTACTTTATGCGGATGACACGGTCCTATTTTGTAATGGGGGAAAGGCTTCTTTGAAAGCTATTACTGATGTGTTGAAGACTTATGAACAGTGGTCAGGGCAAGCTGTGAACAAAAATAAATcccatatttttttctctactcaGATCTCTGCATCTAGGCATCGGGCTCTCCTTCGTTTCACTGGTTTTACGGAAGGaagttttccttttaaatatctGGGAGTTCCTATTATCACAGGAAGACTGAAGATTCCTCACTTTGATGACTTAATTGCTAAAGTTCAGTCTAAATTGGAGGGTTGGCAGGCTAGATTGTTATCCAGTGGGGCACATTTGACTCTCATTAAACATGTTCTTCAAAGTATTCTCGTGCACAGCCTTTCTATCTTAAAAACTCCGAAAGCCGTGATTGAGAAAATTCACAGAATCATCAGTACCTTCTTCTGGGGTGTTAAAGATGGGAAACCTAAGAAAAAATGGTGCTCTTGGGTGGATATTTGTAAGCCTGTCTCGGAAGGCGGTCTGGGCCTTCGTAACCTTCAAGACGTCCAGTCTTCTCTTCACATGAAGCTAGCTTGGAACCTTCTGCAAGGTACTTCTCTCTGGTCCAAGTtttttcatactaaatatattgGTGATAGACATATTTCTATGGTAGATCATAAGAAAGGGTCTCTGTTCTGGAAGATGATATTGAACAGTATTTCTTTAGTGCAAGCTAATTCTAAATGGAAAGTTCGGGAGGGTAATGTTCTCTTTTGGCATGACCATTGGGCTGATGATGCTCCTCTTTGTGATAATATTCTGATTTCTGATATGCCAAATCTTAAATTGGAGGATTGTAAAGCTGGGTTGGGTTGCAATATGGATTTGTTTACTCGGTTGGTTGGTCATCACAAAGCAGAGGACCTTATTTTGCAACTGGGTCGGATTAAAAAGGGGAAGGATTTGTTGATTTGGCTTCCTTCAGCTGATGGACTCTTCTCTACTAAAAGCGCGTGGAATTGTATTCGTATAAGAGCTCCTGTTTTTCCTTGGGCTAATTGGGTCTGGCATTCTGCTCTTCCCAATAATATTTCGATTACTATGTGGAAGGCCATTCATAATTGTCTTCCTGTGGATGGCAGAATCCGTAATCTTGGTATTTCTATTGTTTCCTGTTGCGATTGCTGCTCTAATTCCAAATATGAAGACCTCAATCATTGTCTTGCTATAGGAGATTTTGCTAAAAAAATTTGGCGTATTTGTTCTATTGTTCTTGGAATTCCTTGGATAGAAGGTAGTTCTTGGAAACAGAGGGTAGAGTGCTGGTATAGGCGGGCAAAAAATTCTAATCGCCCGGGTCAATTGCTGGGTCTTCTTCCGACTATCATTACTTGGCGTTTATGGAGACGTCGCTGTAAAGCCAGAATGGAAGGTTTGATGGAATCGGTCCAACAGGTTTGGTGTTCTATTAAATATTGGGTCTCTTGGATTGGGTTAAAGCTTAAGGATGTCAACGTGCTCTCTCGACATGACGAAGGTGTATTACATTGCTTTAATATGCCTTTAAATGTTACGAGGAAAGAGTTTATTATTCCAGTCAAGTGGAAGCTTCCTAAGCCAGGTTGGGTCAAATTGAATGTTGATAGCTCTTCTCTAGGCAATCCAGGCCCTTCGGGTGCAGGAGGCATCATTCGTGATGATAACAGCAATTTTCTTTGCGGGTTTGCAGCTGCCACTTGGCATAACTCCAACAACTATGCAGAACTGATGGGTTTACTTCATGGGCTTCGTCATATTGGCCTGTTGGGTGTTTCATCTGTGGAAATCGAAACTTGA